tccttccttccttccttcctttgagatggagcctcattcttgttgcacaggctggagtgcagtggcgccatctcggctcactgcaacctctgcctcctgggttcaagcgattctcctgcctcagcctccccagtagctgggattacaggcacccgccaccacgcccagctaatttttgtatttttagtagagacggggtttcaccatgttggccaggctggtctcgaactcctgacctcaggtgattcacctgtcttgaccttccaaagtgcttggattacaggtgtgagccaccacgcctggctagttttcattttttaagaaatttccatactgttttccatagtggttatattaatttacattctcatcaacaatgtgtggttcccttttctctgcatcctggcCGGCATCtgttatttatgtcttttttttttttttttttgagacagagtctcactctgtcccccaggatggagtgcaatggcatgatctcggctcaatgcaacctccacctcctgggttcaagcaattcttctgcctcagcctcccaagttgctgggattacaagcgcccaccaccatgcccggctaatttttggatttttagtagagacgggatttcatcatgttcgccaggctggtctcaaactcccaacctcaaatgatccgcctgcggaggcctcccaaagtcctgggattacaggcatgagccactgtgcctggcctttttaataatagccattttaactggggtgagatgatatctcattgtgtggttttgatttgcatttccctgatgattagtgatgttgagcatattttcatatatctgttggccatttgtgtgtcctcttttgagaaatatctgttcatgtcctttgcccaatattttgtttttgttttttgtttttgttttggagacggagtctcctgacctcgtaatctgcccaccttggcctccaaaagtgctgggattacaggtgtgagccactacacccggcccctTTGCCCaatattttaatggaattatttgtttttctactgTTGAGTTGTTCAAGTTCCTTGTATATACTGGACATTATTAGTCCCCTGATGGataagtagtttgcaaatattttctcccattcaagaggctgtctcttcactcagttgtttgttgttgttttgctgtgcaggagctttttagtttaatatagtcttcCTGGtctattgttgtttttgtttcctggcttttgaGGTCTTAACCATAAAATTGTTGCCTAGACCAATATCCTGAGgagttttccctatgttttcttctagtaattttatacttctgggtcttacatttaagtttttactCCACCTTGAGTAAATTTTTGGATATGAGAGATGGGTGTCCAATTTCATTATTCTGTATAAGGTTAtctagttttctcagcaccatttattgaagagagtgtcctttccccagtgtatgttcttgatggccttgtcaaagatcagttggctataaatatgtgaatttatttctgggtttgctattctgttccattgatctatatatctatttttataccaataccgtgttgttttggttactatagccttacaatatattttgaagtcaggtaatgtgatgcctctagctttgttctttttgcttgagattgctttggctattctggctcttttttagttccatattaattttaggattgctttttatatttctgtgaaaaatgatgttggtattttgatagaaagtgcattgaatctgtagattgctttgagcaatatggtcattttaacaatattaattcttctgatccatgaacacgGGATATctatttttgtgtcctctttaatttctttcatcgatgttttataattttcagtgtatagattttcacttctttggttaagtttatttctagatttctttgtagctattgtaaatggaattgccttcttgatttcttttaacCACATCCTCGTTTCAGTTTCCCATGGGCATTCTTTGGGTACAGTTGCTCAGCCACTTATGAATTTTTAACCATATTGTCACCTCTCCTGTATTACATCTCATCCACATCAATGACATGAAAAGCATTGTCACATGCCTCACTTACTTCCACATAGTGTATCCACCATTTCCCCTGCTCTACCAGTCTGGTGACCCTACCCAAACAGGAAATTAGGTCAATCTGGAATTACTTGTTCCAGAGGGTTCCTGGAGATCACTATTTCTCTGGGTAACTGCCATACGCCTTATGTTTAAATATTCTAGAACACTATGCTATCAGTGCTGTCAGTGTCACTAGGCTATAGTTCCCAGAGACTTCTTCCTTATTTGAAAACTGAGATTGTGTTTGCTCTTCTCCAGCCTTTCAACGTTTTTGTCTTTATGCCAGGATTTTTTCTGGGTCAGAAAATTTGAACTTATTTACAATAGTTGGGGCCTCTCCTACTGTCTCAGCATTTAGACCGACCTTTATATTTCCCTTTACCATTCTTACTTATTCTACCGATTCCAATCTGATGTGTATTTTCCTTGACAGACTATGGGAGCGATATAGAATGGGAGTGATTGTTGAGGTCCCAGCCTGCCAAATAAGgtctttgtgatatgtgttgtGGCCTTATAATCAACAGCTTTGCAACTGTAGTGCTTAAAAGACTTTCTGTAATTTGGAGATGGTGTCTCCAGATGGCAGCCATGTGTCACTGCCACAGGCTCAAAAGTAATGCTGGAAGCCCCAAGAGTAGTGTTTACTGAAGAAAAGATTTCTCACTGTCATCTGTCTTCATTCTCCAGTTGCACTCAGAAGGAGGCTCTAGCCTTTCTTTGTTCCTTTGGTGTCtcatctacttctttttttttttttttcaaagcttttttttttttttcccccttaggaTGTGGGAACTGAGTCAACTCACATGGGGCTTTAGCCTTCCCAACCCTAGGCTAACAGACCTGTGCcatgctgtgtgtgtgcatcctTGGACAGGCGGCCCTCTGCTTGTTTATATGTGCCCCTTTAAACTCTGAACCCACTAAAGAGTCATTTATTTTGTATAGCCTGTGAGGCATCTTTATGATGCCTTTATGATTTAACAGCCCTATAACCTTTTGTGCTCAGTACTGAACTGGGATTGGACTTTAATTCCTAAGAAGCCTTCTTCCTTCTTTGATGTCacattcccttcctctctctagtttacattttttttgtattatcctttaaatttttattttaaacatacatacagaaaaactCACTCTTTTTGGTGTACagttctgtgagttttgacaaCTGCATAGGGTCACATAACTCCCACCACAGTATGAGACAGTTCCATCACTTCAAAATCTTGCCCAGTGCTTCCCCTTTGATGTTATTCCCTACCTCTACCCCTAATCTCTGGCAAACACTGATCTGTACTCTGTCACTGTATTTTTGCCTATGTCcctatatttttgttatataaatggaattctaCAGTATGTAGTTTTTCAagtgtggcttctttcacttcccaaaataaatttgagattgattgatgttgttgcatgtatcagcacttcattcttttgtatgaatACACCACAGTTAGTTTAGCCATTCACCCATAGAAAGAcatttgaggctgggcgcggtggctcatgcctgtgatcccagcactttaggaggccaaggcgagcagattaagaagtcaagagatcgagaccattctagccaacaaggtgaaaccccgtctctactaaaaatacaaaaattaaatacaaaaattagctgggcgtggtggcttgcgcctgtagtcccagctactcgggaggctgaggcaggagaatcaagcttgaacccgggaggcggaggttgccgtgagccgagattgcaccactgcactccagcctggcgacagagggagactccgtctcaaaaaaaaaaaaaaaaaaaaaaaagaaagacgtgagatttgagttgtttccagcttttggcaattatgaatagagCTACTTTTAACTCTCGTGTACAGGATTTTGTGTGGACACAGGTTTTTATTTCACTGGCATAAATACCTTTAAGTGGGATTGCAGAGTTGTATGGTAAGTGTACCTTTCTTTATAAGAAGGTAGGTGTTACCTTTATAAGAAATagccaaaatattttccaaagtggctgtatttttgcatttccaccagccaTATATGAGAATTCCAGTTTCTCTCCATCTTCACAAACACTTGGTATTGCCAGTTTTTTTAAGGATACCCTCCCTGATGGATATAtaagtagtatctcattatgattttaatttgcatttcccaaatgatTAATGATgcgaacatcttttcatgtgcttatttgccatcagtGTATCCTATTCAGTGCCATGTGTGTTTATATCTTTTGTCCATGTTCTAACtggattgtttgctttttcaatgttttgagagttctttctatattttaaatactagTCCCTTTTATGGCTTTGTCTTTTCACAgagcaatttttaattttgacaagGTCCAATttgttaattcattaatttatttattaaaatttaatttttcttgccgggcgcagtggctcacgcctgtaatcccagcattttggaaggccgaggcaggaggatcacaaggtcaggagatcgagaccatcctggctaacacggtgaaatcccgtctctactaaaatacaaaaacttagccaggcatgatggcaggcgcctgtagtcccagctactcaggaggctgaggcaggagaatggcgtgaacgtgggaggcggagcttgcagtgagctgagattacgccactgcactccagcctgggcgagagtgagactccgtctcaaaaaaacaaattttaatttttcttttattaattctgCTGTTGGTGTCATACCTAAGACCACTTTGCTTAGCCCTAAATCCCAGTGACCTTCTCCTGTTTTTTCAAGTCCATGAtcccatttgagttaatttttgtataagctgtgAGACTTAGGTcgaggtgggtttttttttttttttcgcataTGGAAGTACAAGTGCCCCAGCACCGTTTGTTTGAAGGCTATCTTTCTTCCACTGAattgtttttgtacttttgtcaaaaatcatttcaaCACACCTGTGTGGgtttacttctgggctctctatttttttccattgaccTATTTGTCTTTTCACcaacaccacactgtcttgattactatactTCTAGCTTGCCTTTCTTCTATTGCTACAGTCCCCCGATGGTGTTATACATTAAATATCCAGGATGGAGAAGCTACATGCTACTCACCGAGGGGAGGAAATTATCACAGCAGCCTGGGCACGCGTTGTGAGCTCTCCTGTGACCGGGGCTTTAGATTGATTGGAAGGAGGTCGGTGCAATGCCTGCCAAGCCGTCGTTGGTCTGGAACTGCCTACTGCAGGCGtaagttgtgtgtgtgcatatgctgATGCATGTATGCGAgagaagccagccagccagctgctGAGGGTATATGCCCGGAGGTGTTACTAATATGCCCTTCTCTCAAGTACAAATTGAGAATATTCCATAAGCCCCCCAGCAGGGCCTTTCCCCATTCTAACATTCGAGTTCCATTTCTCTGGGTTACTGCCCAGGCAATATGAGCATTTAACTAGCAACAAGCTCTTCTGTCTCAGGGAGCCCAGGAGTGCACAGCCAGAGCTAAGGCTTGGGTCTGAGGTCTGTTGTGGACCTAGATCTTCTTCTGGAGCTCCTAAGGATGTGTGGTCTTAGACTCTTTTCCACTTGTGGTCAACTGCTGTACTTCCTGGCCTGTAGCCTTAGAAGACCTTGGCAGTGGAGCTCTGAAACATCTGCTATTCTTAATTTTCTTCTGAAAGTCAGAAGAAAAATCCCTAAGTCTAGAATGTGAAAGTGCTGATATACACACATTCCAAATCACGTCCCCCTTCAGCTTCCAAATCTCTACCTCTTACTCAAGTTCCATAGCCTTTAAGCAGCTGAACTTTTCCTGTCCATATGTCCATGGCAGAACACCACTTGTAGGACACCCATGTATGTGCAGCCCTGTATTGGTCACTTCCTGTGTTACTCAATTCTTCAAGTACTCCCAGGCTGCTTATAGATGAATGGGATAGAAACACAAATGTGTGCACATCAGTGTGGTGTAACTGGATGCAGAAGTGCTGAGCATTCATATAGAAATGGGGCTGGTCAGAGAAGACGCTGTAGAAGAGAAAAGAAGCTTGATAGCCAGAAAGCAGGCAGTCACCACACCCCTCTCGGTGACTGGAATTAAATTGTTTCAGGACTTAGACCCCAACATTTTCAACAGGAATTTGAATCGGTCTGACACAATTGAAAAATACAGGGCTGTAAAGTACAAGTGAACATAAAACCAATTAAAATAATGGTGACATACATATTTCCAGGTGCCTACAATGAGTCAATTACTACATTTGAGCACTGAATCTAGCTTTGACTTTCCTCATAAGAGACAAAAGGGCAAATGCTTTGGATCTATCATTTTTCCTGTCATATGATACTAAGCAAACACATTCATCTGAAGAGACAAATCTTTTCTCTTCGCCCTGATTTCAAAAAGGTCATTTTTGCATAGGTCTTTACAAAGGGAcactggaaaacagaaaatgcaatAATCTTTAAGTCTGGTTTGCCAAGCAACAAAATGAACATAGCTTATACAGATCTTTATTCAAAGCTCCAACAATTGAACTTAGGCAGGATTAGAAGTTAGACAACCTAAAGGAATATATGGCCTCCTTCTCTCAAGCATCAGGTATCTCCAACAATACTTTGGCAAGCATAGGCCCACAATTAATCCATGGTGACAGGCTCCACCTCTGCCACATGTGGTGTCCAAGGCACATGGATTCCTCTTTTACCAaataccacacctggccctccagGCACTGGTCTGACTTGTATTCTCGCCCAGACAGAGAGTCAGCCCAAGTTGGCATGTAAGTGAGCCTCAGCTGAGCAGTACCTACGGGAGCCCCAAAATTATATTGAGTATGCCTGGAGGAGAAAAGAAGCTTTGAACGTGCTCAAGGGCATCTAGCATTTGAGGAATAAGAGACAAAAATTAACAGTTGCTAAGGCCTTAAATGAGCCCAGAGGATATATGCATTGTCTCTTTTAATTTatacaacaatcctatgaggtatcCACATTTCACTGAAGAAAACACTGAGACTCAAAGAGATGAGGCAACTTCTTAAAGTTACAGAGCTAGTAAGAGGTAGAACTGGGATGCAAAGTcaggtctgattttttttttttttttgctcctgaTAAGTTGTTTTCCTTCCCCCTCTAAAATAGATTCTATTTGTTTAGAGaagttttaagttcacagcaaaattgaatgaAAGATACAGATATTTCCCATTTATCCCCAGCACCCACACATGTACAGCCTCCCCTGttgtcaacatcccccaccagagtggtacattttttACAGTTGACGAACATAAATTAATACATCATTGTCACCTGAATTCCATAGATTATATTAAGGCCCACTCTTGTTGTAtattctatggattttgacaatGTACAGTGTTAGGTCTGATTTTGAAGTCTATATGCTTGGACAAGTAATTTACTTTTTTGACACCCCCCTGCCCAAGGGTGCTGCTATACTTTATGAAAATACAAAGACAATTAGGGAAAAAGGCAGTTAGGCACAAAAATGTAAGGGCAATTCAGGTAGGgtttctgtattttctgctcTTTCTGATGTTTCTCCCTGTGCTAGATGCCCAGGCATCACCTCCAGATAGTCGCACAAGCCACTGAGCTTGCCACTTGGTTTTCTCTTAGAGATGAGATGCCACGCACTACCATTcatcactagtggcacttacACCTGCACAAATGGAGTGCTTCTTGACTCTCGCTGTGACTACAGCTGTTCCAGTGGCTACCACCTGGAAGGTGATCGCAGCCGAATCTGCATGGAAGATGGGAGATGGAGTGGAGGCGAGCCTGTATGTGTAGGTAAATGCTGGTTGCTCCCAGTTGTCCTGGTGCAAAGAGCCACCCCAGCATTATATCGACAAAAGATGTGGAATTCTCACCACAGAAGGCATTCCTCTTAGCTATGAGGGTGGCACCCTGGGTATTTGCTAAACAAAATGATCTTCTCCCCTGAAGTTGCGCTTTCTTCCCCAGTTTCCTTGAGCACCTTGAACTTTTTATCTACCCAGTGTTGTGTGGCATTGCTTCAATGGATTCCCTCCAGGCAAAGTAAGGGGCCCACGAGTCAGCACTTGATTTTTCATCCTGGCAGACATAGATCCCCCCAAGATCCGCTGTCCCCACTCACGTGAGAAGATGGCAGAGCCAGAGAAATTGACTGCTCGAGTATACTGGGACCCACCGTTGGTGAAAGATTCTGCTGATGGTACCATCACCAGGTGAGCCTGAATAATGGATACCTCTTATGCCTTCCCTCGGCTTCTCTCAGTCATTCAGGCTGGTCACATTGAAACTGTACAGGCTAAGGTGACAGTGGGGATGTGCCTCAGACTTCAATTCTAAGGGTCTCTTTCCTCAGTGTTTATTTCACCCTGTCCCATGCAGGGTGACACTTCGGGGCCCTGAGCCTGGCTCTCACTTTCCCGAAGGAGAGCATGTGATTCGTTACACTGCCTATGACCGAGCCTACAACCGAGCCAGCTGCAAGTTCATTGTGAAAGTACAAGGTCAGAAAGAATTATTTAGTTTCCATATTGTTCATTAATCCTGCTCTACCCTGACCCACCCCATGTCTCTCCTCTCTATGCCTGGAAGAGACACACCTCATTTATACTGGGAGAGGAGAAAAACAAGTTCACCAAACAGGCTTATTTAGGAAGCCAGAGTTGCATGTGCATACATATGTTTCTGAAACCTTGACTCTCCAACAAGACTCTCATCAACAAGACTCTCATTATCCTAAATCCAGATAAAATCCACAAGGATATTCTTTATCCACTTCTTTTCTTAGACTTCAAAATGATCACATGTAATCAGCCTTCATTCTGTCGTTCACCTCTGATAAAATTGGTGGTGTTGGCTGCCTGATTCTTCCTCTTTGCTTTgtgttgtattgttttgttttgcttttctcattataaaaataattcatgcttattgttgaacatttgataaataaggaaatatataaagGGGAAAAATCTATTACCCCATCGTCCAGAGGCAACTGCTATTAACTTTTTGGTattttccttccagtcttttttctatacatactttaaaaaatatatagttgagATTGTACTGTACATCCATAAATCATCCTTTTCACTTTTCATTAACAAAGTAATTTTcccatgttatttaaaaattcttcagaaatatttttaatgacagCATAATATTCTACTctaaaaatataacataatttGCTTAACCCTTCTCCCACCAATGAACATTTAAGATTCCTCCAACTTATTTCTGTTATTAAGAGGAATTCTGCAAGGTAGTCATCTTTACACAGCATGTCCATAAAGTCTGGAAACAGAtggcaatattttcttttaaagattgtCAGTCTTTTGATAACAACATGTATATTCACCTGtgtttccagactttacaaaccttTGTCTGCATTTCAGATTTAATTCCTTAAGAAAGGAAAATTCCAGCTCTATCCCCAGCCAGTGGAAATATAGAAAAGCCATTTTTCTGATCATCCTAAGTCTTCTGGTCTAGAAAGCCCAGCATGGGCACCCTCTTAGCCTTTCCTTCTTATAAGAAACaccataacttcttttttttttttttttttttttttttgagacggagtctggctctgtcgcccaggctggagtgcagtggcacaatctcagctcactgcaagctccgcctcccaggttcacgccattctcctgcctcagcctcccgagtagctgggactacaggtgcccgccaccacgcccggctaattttttttgtatttttagtagagacggggtttcaccatgttagccaggatggtctcgatctcctgacctcgtgatccgcccgcctcggcctcccaaagtgctgggattacaggcgtgagccaccgcgcccggccaagaaacaCCATAACTTCTAACTTGAGCTCCTCCCTGACAGTGAGACGCTGCCCAACTCTGAAACCTCCGCAGCACGGCTACCTCACCTGCACCTCAGCGGGGGACAACTATGGTGCCACCTGTGAATACCACTGTGATGGCGGTTATGATCGCCAGGGGACACCCTCCCGGGTCTGTCAGTCCAGCCGCCAGTGGTCAGGTTCACCACCAATCTGTGCTCGTGAGTGAAACCGGGGAATGGGGCAAGTGGATGTGGTGATCAGGGGAACTTTGGAAGATCTTCCTCATGGACAGGGGTCCAATAACAATGTATATGATGTGGGAAAGGGGGGTTCTGGGATGTGTCTAATTTAAAGGCCAACATTCCCCCGTAGACTACTCCTACCCCAAGAAGAAGGGTTTAAAATCTCTAAGTGTTCTTTTAGGATTCCCCCCAAGGGATGGGAGAAACAGCCAGAGAGAGGTAACCTGAAAGACTGGAACACCTCAAGATGTTAGGTTACCTAAGCTGGGATGGAGGAGAAAGCCGTACTCTGACTGGTCACCTGCTTCTGCCCTAGCTATGAAGATTAACGTCAACGTCAACTCAGCTGCTGGTCTCTTGGATCAATTCTATGAGAAACAGCGACTCCTCATCATCTCAGCTCCTGATCCTTCCAACCGATATTATAAAATGCAGATCTCTATGCTACAGGTAAGGCCCACTCCCCTAAAGAGGGCTTAGCTCCTGTAAATTATCCCTTACCTTTTCCAAATCAGAGTTGTTCTCTGCAGCACAAACCTTACCTACTTCCTGAAACTTTTTGTGGATAGCATTTGATCAGTTTTACCATAGACATATTTAGcacatttaaaaaactgtttttacTGAAAAGGCAATAAAGTCACTGGAGTGGTGGCTGTGACTTGCAGGGAGCTGGGTGAAAGATGGGAAGGGAGTGTGGCAAAGCACTCTGAAGAGACTTGCAAGACAGCTATGATCAAATGTAAATGTTGGGAATTAAGTACATTTATGTTTTCAAGGAATAACAGCGCTAACAAACACTTATGCAGTAAGTGCTATGTAGCTATCCAGTACCGATCTATGGGTTTTACACATATCCATccaattctcacaacaaccctttgGAGGTAGATACTATCGTTATCCCCATTgaataggtgaggaaactgatgcatagggattaagtcacttgcccaaggtcactagctagtaagtggtggagctgggattgaaCACAGGGAGTCTGGCTGCAGAATCTGTCCTCTTAGCCACTACCAGtagcaaaaaagaaggaaaagcgtTATGATATCTCAAAGTAAAATGAGAGAGTTGCATGGCAGTTTTTAACATAAGAGATACCTAGCCAAAGCCACTGGTAGGGAGAGGTCAATAGGACAGAATAAATATGATTTTGGGGACTTATAAAAGAACAAGCTAGGTTACTGAAGATAATTCAGGGTGTGCTGACAAGACTAAGAGAAGCAGCTCTGGGGAGCTACAAGGGGCTGGATACCCACGTGGGAGAaaaagctacttaggaggtttcTAAAGATTGAATCTTAGAAGTTGCCTAGTGAATATTCAGAGGCCCAGGATGGAAGcagttttacaaaaaaaaaaaaagaaccctggAGGGTCTAGACCAAAAAGAGGGCCTTATTCATCCAGAGATCCAAAAAGACTGACAAAGGCAACAGTTCAGTTGGAAGCAAGGGAGTAAGAACAAGAAAAGGAACCTGTCAGCAAGCATAGTGACTCTGAGGGTGAGGACTAGAGGGGAAGCCCAAAGACGAAACAGAGGTGGGGTGCCGGGGAGTATTCAAGGCCTCTTTAAACCTCACCCTGGTAACTGGCTAGCAGGTGATCCTGCAAGACAAGGCAGGACAGAGATCTGGGGTAGGACTGCAAGCTGCACTGCCCAGTGCAAGGAAGGTAACAAGGGGTAATAAAAAGAGCACTGGGCACAATTTTGGAGAAATCCTGGAGACCGAGCGAAGGCCCTGGCCAG
The Gorilla gorilla gorilla isolate KB3781 chromosome X, NHGRI_mGorGor1-v2.1_pri, whole genome shotgun sequence genome window above contains:
- the SRPX2 gene encoding sushi repeat-containing protein SRPX2 isoform X1, with protein sequence MASQLTQRGALSLLFFLTPAVTPTWYAGSGYYPDESYNEVYAEEVPQAPALDYRVPRWCYTLNIQDGEATCYSPRGGNYHSSLGTRCELSCDRGFRLIGRRSVQCLPSRRWSGTAYCRQMRCHALPFITSGTYTCTNGVLLDSRCDYSCSSGYHLEGDRSRICMEDGRWSGGEPVCVDIDPPKIRCPHSREKMAEPEKLTARVYWDPPLVKDSADGTITRVTLRGPEPGSHFPEGEHVIRYTAYDRAYNRASCKFIVKVQVRRCPTLKPPQHGYLTCTSAGDNYGATCEYHCDGGYDRQGTPSRVCQSSRQWSGSPPICAPMKINVNVNSAAGLLDQFYEKQRLLIISAPDPSNRYYKMQISMLQQSTCGLDLRHVTIIELVGQPPQEVGRIREQQLSANIIEELRQFQRLTRSYFNMVLIDKQGIDRDRYMEPVTPEEIFTFIDDYLLSNQELTQRREQRDICE
- the SRPX2 gene encoding sushi repeat-containing protein SRPX2 isoform X2; this encodes MEIGSGYYPDESYNEVYAEEVPQAPALDYRVPRWCYTLNIQDGEATCYSPRGGNYHSSLGTRCELSCDRGFRLIGRRSVQCLPSRRWSGTAYCRQMRCHALPFITSGTYTCTNGVLLDSRCDYSCSSGYHLEGDRSRICMEDGRWSGGEPVCVDIDPPKIRCPHSREKMAEPEKLTARVYWDPPLVKDSADGTITRVTLRGPEPGSHFPEGEHVIRYTAYDRAYNRASCKFIVKVQVRRCPTLKPPQHGYLTCTSAGDNYGATCEYHCDGGYDRQGTPSRVCQSSRQWSGSPPICAPMKINVNVNSAAGLLDQFYEKQRLLIISAPDPSNRYYKMQISMLQQSTCGLDLRHVTIIELVGQPPQEVGRIREQQLSANIIEELRQFQRLTRSYFNMVLIDKQGIDRDRYMEPVTPEEIFTFIDDYLLSNQELTQRREQRDICE